Proteins from a single region of Paraburkholderia sp. PGU19:
- a CDS encoding isovaleryl-CoA dehydrogenase, with translation MSNLPGMQFPLGEEIEMLRDSLASFAAKEIAPRAGEIDRTDQFPMDLWKKFGDLGVLGMTVSEEYGGANMGYTAHMVAMEEISRASASVGLSYGAHSNLCVNQIHRNGNAAQKEKYLPKLVSGEHVGALAMSEPNAGSDVVSMKLRAEKKGDRYVLNGTKMWITNGPDCDTLVVYAKTDIEAGPRGITAFIVEKGMKGFSVAQKLDKLGMRGSHTGELVFENVEVPEENILGELNGGVKVLMSGLDYERAVLAGGPTGIMMAVMDAVVPYIHDRKQFGQSIGEFQLIQGKVADLYTTLQACRAYLYAVGRQLDTIGTAHVRQVRKDCAGVILYTAEKATWMAGEAIQILGGNGYINEYPVGRLWRDAKLYEIGAGTSEIRRMLIGRELFAETM, from the coding sequence ATGAGCAACTTGCCCGGTATGCAGTTCCCGCTTGGTGAAGAGATCGAGATGCTGCGCGACAGCCTCGCGTCGTTTGCGGCGAAGGAGATCGCGCCGCGTGCGGGAGAAATCGACCGCACGGACCAGTTCCCGATGGACCTGTGGAAGAAATTCGGTGATCTGGGCGTGCTCGGCATGACGGTTTCCGAAGAATACGGCGGCGCGAACATGGGCTACACCGCGCACATGGTCGCGATGGAAGAAATCTCGCGCGCGTCGGCGTCCGTCGGTCTCTCGTATGGTGCGCACTCGAACCTGTGCGTGAACCAGATTCACCGCAACGGCAATGCTGCGCAAAAAGAGAAGTACCTGCCGAAGCTGGTGTCGGGTGAACATGTCGGCGCGCTGGCGATGAGCGAGCCGAACGCCGGCTCGGACGTGGTCAGCATGAAGCTGCGCGCCGAGAAGAAGGGCGACCGCTACGTGCTGAACGGCACGAAGATGTGGATCACGAATGGCCCGGACTGCGACACGCTCGTCGTCTACGCGAAGACGGATATCGAAGCCGGTCCGCGCGGCATCACGGCGTTCATCGTCGAGAAGGGCATGAAGGGCTTTTCCGTCGCGCAGAAGCTCGACAAGCTCGGCATGCGCGGCTCGCATACGGGCGAACTGGTGTTCGAGAACGTTGAAGTGCCGGAAGAGAACATCCTCGGTGAACTGAACGGCGGCGTGAAGGTGCTGATGAGCGGTCTCGACTATGAGCGCGCCGTACTCGCGGGAGGCCCGACGGGCATCATGATGGCGGTGATGGATGCCGTCGTGCCGTACATTCACGACCGCAAGCAGTTTGGTCAGTCGATCGGCGAGTTCCAGCTGATCCAGGGCAAGGTTGCCGATCTATACACCACGTTGCAGGCGTGCCGCGCGTATCTGTACGCGGTTGGCCGTCAACTCGACACGATCGGCACGGCGCACGTGCGCCAGGTGCGCAAGGACTGCGCGGGCGTGATTCTCTACACGGCGGAAAAGGCCACGTGGATGGCGGGCGAGGCGATCCAGATTCTCGGCGGCAATGGTTATATCAACGAGTATCCCGTCGGGCGTCTGTGGCGCGATGCGAAGCTCTATGAAATCGGCGCGGGTACGAGCGAAATCCGCCGCATGCTGATCGGCCGCGAGCTGTTTGCGGAAACGATGTAA
- a CDS encoding MFS transporter: MNAADIDAIRLNAPPVRWRAVAALTAVSTFSQIGQFGIGFMVLPVWLAHQGLDAPRAGLFAAAQWAGMFIGLLFAPRLIERIGSKLTVTLGLAASLIAYASFGALSWPAWMLPGMLTGLGIGLRWIANETWLYSLVPADKSGKVVGVHETLIASAGVLAPALAVYGGVSGTWVFVSGSLLTLAAAVPLWLTRSSAPQPVLEPRVAHGTRLELGPTVCLGLVTIAVGGIGDGALYGLFPLFADSRGLTATQTATMLACFGIGGMVLQFPVGLLADRAGLAATVIVCALASTAAIVAFSFAPPASLVYFGAALLLGGMNSAYITLGMVAAACSEKQTITRNMRVLSLAFTACSIAGPLSAGSAMKALGNDLLMWQLAIMSGALMIYTLGMREGHRQARQRAPSASS, encoded by the coding sequence ATGAATGCCGCCGATATAGACGCGATCCGCTTGAACGCTCCGCCCGTGCGCTGGCGCGCAGTGGCCGCGCTGACGGCCGTCTCGACGTTCTCGCAGATCGGACAGTTCGGCATCGGCTTCATGGTCCTGCCCGTGTGGCTCGCGCATCAAGGGCTCGACGCGCCGCGCGCGGGACTCTTCGCTGCTGCGCAATGGGCGGGCATGTTCATCGGACTGCTGTTTGCGCCGCGTCTGATCGAACGCATTGGATCGAAGCTGACGGTGACGCTCGGGCTCGCCGCTTCGCTGATCGCGTATGCATCGTTCGGTGCCTTGTCGTGGCCTGCGTGGATGTTGCCCGGCATGCTGACGGGGCTCGGCATCGGCTTGCGCTGGATCGCGAACGAAACCTGGCTCTATAGTCTCGTGCCCGCCGACAAGAGCGGCAAAGTGGTCGGCGTTCACGAAACCTTGATCGCATCGGCGGGCGTGCTTGCGCCGGCGCTCGCGGTCTATGGCGGCGTGAGCGGGACATGGGTGTTCGTGTCGGGTTCGCTGCTGACGCTCGCGGCCGCCGTTCCGTTGTGGCTTACCCGTTCGTCCGCGCCGCAACCTGTATTGGAGCCGCGCGTGGCTCACGGCACGCGCCTCGAACTGGGACCCACTGTTTGTCTCGGCCTCGTCACGATTGCCGTCGGCGGCATCGGTGACGGCGCGCTCTACGGGCTCTTTCCGCTCTTCGCCGACAGCCGCGGACTCACAGCCACGCAAACCGCGACGATGCTCGCGTGCTTCGGGATCGGCGGCATGGTGCTGCAATTTCCCGTTGGCTTGCTCGCGGATCGCGCCGGTCTCGCGGCAACGGTGATCGTCTGCGCGTTGGCCAGCACGGCGGCTATCGTGGCGTTTTCTTTCGCGCCGCCAGCGTCGCTTGTGTATTTCGGAGCCGCGCTGCTGCTCGGCGGCATGAACAGCGCGTACATCACGCTCGGCATGGTTGCGGCCGCGTGCAGCGAAAAACAGACAATCACCCGCAACATGCGCGTGCTGTCGCTCGCCTTCACTGCATGCTCGATCGCCGGGCCACTCTCTGCCGGCTCAGCAATGAAGGCTCTCGGAAACGACCTGTTGATGTGGCAACTCGCGATCATGAGCGGCGCGCTCATGATCTACACGCTCGGCATGCGTGAAGGACACCGGCAGGCGCGGCAGCGCGCGCCTTCGGCCTCTTCCTGA
- a CDS encoding PRC-barrel domain-containing protein, whose translation MGVASLLAALISTTALAQGAPQSVTERRTEVMQTGSGFRASKLAGTSVYNRDKDKIGTIDDLIVSPSDHTAFAILSVGGFLGMGKHYVAVPFSDLQITAKQVTMPEATKSSLEALPEFKYAPD comes from the coding sequence ATGGGCGTCGCGAGCTTGCTGGCCGCGCTCATCTCGACAACGGCACTCGCGCAAGGCGCGCCGCAATCGGTCACCGAGCGCCGCACGGAAGTCATGCAGACGGGCAGCGGCTTTCGCGCCTCGAAGCTCGCGGGAACGAGCGTTTATAACCGCGACAAGGACAAGATCGGCACCATCGACGATCTGATCGTTTCGCCGTCCGATCACACCGCGTTCGCGATTCTGTCGGTGGGCGGCTTTCTCGGCATGGGCAAGCACTACGTCGCCGTGCCATTTAGCGATCTGCAGATCACCGCCAAACAGGTGACGATGCCGGAGGCGACCAAGTCGTCGCTCGAAGCGTTGCCCGAGTTCAAGTACGCACCGGACTGA
- a CDS encoding MarR family winged helix-turn-helix transcriptional regulator: MTRRMENLLGVLALLVTDELNAQPSIPALAGSTARAMLNAIGQYPDSSIELLRDAVDLSHPAAVRAVAGLVDARLVEKKAGSDKRSVALALTATGRREANRLRAARGRMLERIAARLDESERDVLESLLIKILWNETRDSPHAMQLCRFCDDKPCLKAGCPVECREQGLPMPERSAP; this comes from the coding sequence ATGACCCGGCGCATGGAAAATCTGCTCGGCGTGCTCGCCCTTCTGGTGACGGACGAACTGAACGCACAACCCAGCATTCCCGCGCTGGCCGGTTCGACCGCGCGCGCAATGCTCAATGCGATTGGCCAGTACCCCGACTCGTCGATCGAACTGCTGCGCGACGCCGTGGATCTCTCGCATCCCGCCGCCGTGCGCGCAGTGGCGGGACTCGTCGATGCTCGCCTCGTCGAAAAGAAGGCGGGCAGCGACAAGCGCTCGGTTGCGCTGGCCCTCACGGCGACTGGACGGCGCGAAGCGAACCGCTTGCGCGCCGCGCGCGGGCGCATGCTCGAACGCATCGCCGCCAGGCTCGATGAAAGCGAGCGCGACGTGCTCGAAAGCCTGCTGATCAAGATACTCTGGAACGAAACGCGCGACTCGCCGCACGCGATGCAGCTTTGCCGCTTCTGCGACGACAAGCCATGCCTGAAAGCGGGCTGCCCCGTCGAGTGCCGCGAACAGGGGCTGCCGATGCCGGAGCGGAGCGCACCATGA
- a CDS encoding TetR/AcrR family transcriptional regulator, producing MMGVARAEVSGSRRQPAGRKSQQRVKEILQAGRDVFSEKGYERATTAEIAQRLGISEATVFSYFRGKRELCARVIGDWYDEIIEAIESGLPRDGSIRQQFAFIVRTHLRLMLVNGTGLCALVLSEGRTRQHELSEELTGLQRRYTAPLMRVLSHGQQTGQIRSDVPLRLLRSLVFGPMEHVLWDATLGNRRTDIDATADRLIDVLWSALQPPDASLSALVQFRQEVGEAARRLAEAEAAHQQNAKQAAPERINTGEDA from the coding sequence ATGATGGGCGTAGCAAGGGCCGAGGTGTCGGGGTCGCGCCGCCAGCCGGCAGGCCGTAAGTCGCAGCAACGCGTGAAGGAGATTCTTCAGGCGGGCCGCGACGTCTTTTCCGAAAAAGGCTACGAACGCGCGACGACGGCGGAGATCGCGCAACGGCTCGGCATTTCCGAGGCCACGGTGTTCAGCTACTTTCGCGGCAAGCGCGAACTGTGCGCGCGCGTGATCGGCGACTGGTACGACGAGATCATCGAAGCCATCGAGTCGGGCCTGCCGCGCGACGGCAGCATCCGCCAGCAGTTTGCGTTCATCGTGCGCACGCATTTGCGGCTGATGCTGGTCAACGGCACGGGATTGTGCGCGCTCGTGCTGTCGGAAGGCCGCACGCGTCAGCACGAGCTCAGCGAAGAACTGACGGGCTTGCAGCGCCGCTACACCGCGCCGCTGATGCGCGTGCTGTCGCACGGCCAGCAGACGGGCCAGATCCGCTCGGACGTACCGCTGCGCCTGCTGCGCTCGCTCGTCTTCGGCCCGATGGAACACGTGCTGTGGGACGCGACGCTCGGCAATCGCCGCACCGATATCGACGCCACGGCAGACCGCCTGATCGACGTGCTGTGGTCCGCGTTGCAGCCGCCCGACGCGTCGCTCAGCGCGCTCGTGCAGTTCCGCCAGGAAGTGGGCGAAGCGGCGCGCCGCCTGGCGGAAGCGGAAGCCGCGCATCAGCAGAATGCGAAGCAGGCGGCGCCCGAACGTATCAATACGGGCGAAGACGCCTGA
- a CDS encoding MFS transporter, whose protein sequence is MQLLRPRKNTLALLAACLSSLMFGLEISSVPAILPTLEHLLHGDFKDMQWVMNAYTIACTTVLMATGTLADRFGRKRVFVVSIALFGITSLLCGLASNMAVLIAGRFLQGASGGAMLICQVAVLSHQFQQGHERVKAFAAWGIIFGIGLGFGPIIGSATVALTGWQWVFLVHAPLALATIALAISGVSESRDPHAQKLDIAGVVTLSLAVFGVAFYITQGADFGFASLPALGIVAASALCLIAFFVAENRSAHPMFDFSVFRIRKFSGALIGSAAMNFSFWPFMIYLPVYFHNALGYDDLHAGLALLAYTLPTLVVPPVAERLAHRYQPGFVIPGGLFTIGFGFMLMRIGSGAEHASWMTMLPGCVIAGVGLGLTNTTVTNTTTGAVSTARAGMASGIDMSARMISLAINIALMGFVLVAGVAASLSRAWSGAQDTAQIHATSAAIAAGHVVALDGTIAHDALVHGFGWVMLYGGVGAWLLAAASFVTFGAMTNATRSKLQEACAATSAQRTD, encoded by the coding sequence ATGCAGCTTCTTCGTCCGCGCAAAAACACCCTTGCGCTGCTCGCCGCCTGCCTTTCGTCGTTGATGTTCGGGCTCGAGATTTCCAGCGTCCCCGCCATCCTGCCGACACTTGAACATCTGCTGCACGGCGATTTCAAGGACATGCAGTGGGTCATGAACGCGTACACGATTGCCTGCACGACGGTCCTGATGGCGACGGGCACGCTCGCGGACCGCTTCGGCCGCAAGCGTGTGTTCGTCGTCAGCATTGCGCTGTTCGGGATTACGTCGCTGCTGTGCGGGCTGGCGTCGAACATGGCCGTGCTGATCGCGGGCCGCTTCCTGCAAGGCGCGAGCGGCGGCGCGATGCTGATCTGCCAGGTCGCCGTGCTGTCGCATCAGTTCCAGCAGGGACACGAGCGCGTCAAGGCGTTCGCCGCGTGGGGCATCATCTTCGGCATCGGACTGGGATTCGGGCCGATCATCGGCAGCGCGACGGTCGCGCTGACCGGCTGGCAGTGGGTGTTTCTCGTGCACGCGCCGCTGGCGCTCGCGACGATCGCGCTCGCCATCAGCGGCGTCAGTGAATCGCGCGATCCACATGCGCAGAAGCTCGATATCGCGGGCGTCGTGACCTTGTCGCTCGCCGTGTTCGGCGTCGCCTTCTACATCACGCAGGGCGCGGACTTCGGCTTCGCGAGCCTGCCCGCACTCGGCATCGTCGCAGCGAGCGCGCTCTGCCTGATCGCGTTCTTCGTCGCCGAGAACAGGAGCGCGCATCCGATGTTCGACTTCTCCGTGTTTCGCATCCGCAAGTTTTCGGGCGCGCTGATCGGATCGGCTGCGATGAATTTCAGCTTCTGGCCTTTCATGATCTATCTGCCCGTCTACTTTCATAACGCGCTCGGTTATGACGACCTGCACGCGGGGCTCGCGCTGCTCGCCTACACGCTGCCTACGCTGGTCGTGCCGCCCGTCGCGGAACGTCTCGCGCATCGCTATCAGCCGGGCTTCGTGATTCCCGGCGGGCTCTTCACGATTGGCTTCGGCTTCATGCTGATGCGTATCGGCAGCGGTGCGGAGCACGCCAGCTGGATGACGATGCTGCCCGGCTGCGTGATCGCCGGCGTCGGACTCGGCCTCACCAACACGACCGTGACGAACACGACGACGGGCGCGGTGTCGACGGCACGCGCCGGCATGGCCTCGGGCATCGACATGAGCGCGCGGATGATCTCGCTCGCCATCAATATCGCGTTGATGGGGTTCGTGCTGGTGGCGGGCGTCGCCGCGTCTCTCTCGCGCGCGTGGTCAGGCGCGCAGGACACCGCGCAGATTCACGCGACAAGCGCTGCAATTGCGGCGGGCCATGTCGTCGCGCTCGACGGCACGATCGCGCACGATGCGCTCGTGCATGGCTTTGGCTGGGTGATGCTGTATGGAGGCGTGGGCGCGTGGCTGCTCGCGGCGGCGAGCTTCGTGACGTTCGGCGCGATGACGAACGCGACCCGTTCGAAGCTGCAAGAGGCGTGCGCGGCAACATCTGCGCAGCGCACGGATTGA
- a CDS encoding enoyl-CoA hydratase/isomerase family protein translates to MQYENLTVTFDQQVATVTLNRPDVRNAFNEAMIAEVTSVFRALNERDDVRAVVLAASGKAFCAGADLNWMKKMAGYSDDENRADAMRLADMLVSIYRCNKPVIARVNGDAYAGGMGLISACDIVVAVDSAKFCLSEARLGLIPATIAPYVIRALGEQASRRYFMTAEAFDCATAHRLGFVAESVSADKLDETVQQLAATLCANGPQAVKACKQLVHDIAGREISAALIEDTAARIAKTRAGAEGREGVASFLEKRSPSWRV, encoded by the coding sequence ATGCAATACGAAAACCTGACCGTCACATTTGACCAGCAGGTCGCCACCGTCACGCTCAATCGCCCGGACGTGCGCAACGCGTTCAACGAAGCGATGATCGCGGAAGTCACGTCGGTGTTTCGCGCGCTGAATGAGCGCGACGACGTGCGCGCCGTCGTGCTCGCGGCGAGCGGCAAGGCGTTCTGCGCAGGCGCGGACCTGAACTGGATGAAGAAGATGGCCGGTTACTCGGACGACGAGAACCGCGCCGACGCGATGCGTCTTGCCGACATGCTCGTGTCGATCTATCGCTGCAACAAGCCGGTGATCGCGCGCGTGAACGGCGACGCTTACGCGGGCGGCATGGGCCTGATCTCGGCGTGCGATATCGTCGTCGCCGTGGATAGCGCGAAGTTCTGCCTGTCCGAGGCGCGCCTCGGCCTGATTCCCGCGACGATCGCGCCGTACGTGATCCGCGCGCTCGGCGAGCAGGCATCGCGCCGTTACTTCATGACGGCGGAAGCATTCGATTGCGCGACGGCTCATCGCCTGGGCTTCGTCGCCGAAAGCGTGAGCGCTGACAAGCTCGACGAAACCGTGCAGCAACTCGCGGCCACGTTGTGCGCGAACGGACCGCAAGCGGTGAAGGCGTGCAAGCAGCTCGTACACGATATCGCGGGCCGCGAAATCAGCGCGGCGTTGATCGAAGATACTGCCGCGCGCATTGCGAAGACGCGCGCGGGCGCGGAAGGGCGCGAAGGCGTTGCGTCGTTTCTTGAGAAGCGCTCGCCTTCGTGGCGGGTTTAA
- a CDS encoding LysR family transcriptional regulator — protein MTDRLDGVATFVQVVEAGSFALAAERLNLTRSAVGKVIARLETRLGVRLIHRTTRSQSLTEDGQAYYERCVRALAELEAAEAELEGGRRAPRGRLRVSLPLAFGQLCVAPVLMNLARRHPKLQIDMSFSDRMVDLVEEGFDLAVRIGELRDSTSLAARRLGVQYTSIGAAPSYLARHGMPVSLDEMDGRDGIVYARGGALVPWDLHDEAGQVKRVKINPQLSMDDVQAIAAAAIAGFGLTRIPSWLLARYVKSGELVLVKGRCSLPPQEINVVWPQTRYMASKVRCAIDALVAGIPALVDE, from the coding sequence ATGACTGATCGCCTGGATGGCGTGGCGACCTTCGTGCAGGTCGTCGAGGCGGGCAGCTTCGCGCTGGCGGCCGAACGACTGAACCTGACGCGCTCGGCTGTCGGCAAGGTGATTGCGCGCCTGGAGACGCGGCTCGGCGTGCGTCTGATCCATCGCACGACGCGCAGCCAGAGCCTCACGGAAGACGGCCAGGCGTACTACGAGCGCTGCGTGCGCGCGCTCGCCGAACTCGAAGCGGCCGAGGCCGAACTCGAAGGCGGACGGCGCGCGCCACGCGGGCGGCTGCGCGTGAGCTTGCCGCTCGCGTTCGGTCAACTGTGCGTCGCGCCCGTGCTGATGAATCTGGCGCGCCGCCATCCGAAACTGCAGATCGACATGTCGTTCAGCGACCGCATGGTCGATCTCGTCGAAGAAGGCTTCGATCTCGCCGTGCGGATCGGCGAGTTGCGCGACAGCACGAGTCTCGCCGCGCGGCGCCTGGGCGTGCAGTACACGAGCATCGGCGCGGCGCCGTCGTATCTCGCACGGCACGGCATGCCCGTCTCGCTCGACGAGATGGATGGGCGTGACGGCATCGTGTACGCGCGTGGCGGCGCGCTCGTGCCTTGGGATTTGCACGACGAGGCAGGGCAGGTAAAGCGCGTGAAGATCAACCCGCAACTGAGCATGGACGACGTGCAGGCGATTGCCGCGGCGGCGATCGCGGGCTTTGGGCTCACGCGCATTCCGTCATGGCTGCTCGCGCGCTATGTGAAGTCGGGCGAACTCGTGCTGGTCAAGGGACGCTGCAGTTTGCCGCCGCAGGAGATCAATGTCGTGTGGCCGCAAACGCGCTATATGGCGTCGAAAGTGCGTTGCGCGATCGACGCGCTCGTCGCCGGGATTCCCGCGCTGGTCGACGAATGA
- a CDS encoding carboxyl transferase domain-containing protein: MPIIESKLNPRSDDFRTNTAALEALVEDLKAKISKLALGGGPAARDKHVSRGKLLPRDRIAQLLDPGTPFLELSQLAAFGMYHDDAPGAGVITGIGRIAGQECVIVCNDATVKGGTYYPVTVKKHVRAQEIAEENHLPCVYLVDSGGANLPNQDEVFPDRDHFGRIFYNQANLSAQGIPQIAVVMGSCTAGGAYVPAMSDESIIVKNQGTIFLGGPPLVKAATGEEVSAEDLGGGDVHTRLSGVVDHLAQNDAHALAIARSIVGNLNRRKDVPVTMQEPKPPRYDVKSIYGVIPVDTRKPFDIREVIARIVDDSAFDEFKARYGTTLVCGFAHIWGHPVGIVANNGILFSESALKGAHFIELCAQRKIPLVFLQNITGFMVGRKYENEGIARNGAKMVTAVATAKVPKFTVIIGGSFGAGNYGMCGRAYSPRFLWMWPNARISVMGGEQAASVLATVKRDGIEGKGGTWTAEQEEAFKQPIREQYEHQGHPYYASARLWDDGVIDPAQTRDVLGLGLSAAMNAPIEDTRFGVFRM; this comes from the coding sequence ATGCCGATCATCGAATCGAAGTTGAACCCGCGCTCCGACGATTTCCGCACCAACACGGCCGCGCTCGAAGCGCTCGTCGAAGATCTCAAGGCGAAGATCAGCAAGCTCGCGCTGGGCGGCGGTCCCGCCGCGCGCGACAAGCACGTGTCGCGCGGCAAGTTGCTGCCGCGCGATCGCATCGCGCAACTGCTCGATCCAGGCACGCCGTTTCTCGAACTGTCGCAACTCGCCGCATTCGGCATGTATCACGACGACGCGCCGGGCGCGGGCGTGATTACGGGCATCGGGCGGATTGCGGGCCAGGAGTGCGTGATCGTCTGCAACGACGCGACGGTGAAGGGCGGTACCTACTACCCGGTGACCGTGAAGAAGCACGTGCGCGCGCAGGAAATCGCCGAAGAAAACCACTTGCCCTGCGTGTATCTCGTCGATTCGGGCGGCGCGAACCTGCCGAATCAGGACGAAGTGTTCCCCGACCGCGATCACTTCGGCCGCATCTTCTACAACCAGGCGAACCTGTCGGCGCAAGGCATTCCGCAGATTGCCGTCGTGATGGGCTCGTGCACGGCGGGCGGCGCGTATGTGCCCGCGATGAGCGACGAGTCGATCATCGTCAAGAATCAAGGCACGATCTTTCTGGGCGGCCCGCCGCTCGTCAAGGCGGCGACGGGCGAAGAGGTCAGCGCGGAAGATCTGGGCGGCGGCGACGTGCACACGCGTCTGTCGGGTGTCGTCGATCATCTCGCGCAAAACGATGCGCACGCGCTGGCGATTGCGCGCAGCATCGTCGGCAATCTGAACCGGCGCAAGGACGTGCCCGTCACGATGCAGGAACCGAAGCCGCCGCGCTACGATGTGAAGAGCATCTACGGCGTGATTCCCGTCGATACGCGCAAGCCTTTCGATATCCGCGAAGTGATCGCGCGTATCGTCGACGATTCCGCGTTCGATGAATTCAAGGCGCGCTACGGCACGACGCTCGTGTGCGGCTTCGCGCATATCTGGGGTCATCCCGTCGGTATCGTCGCGAACAACGGCATTCTGTTTTCCGAGTCGGCGTTGAAGGGCGCGCACTTCATCGAACTGTGCGCGCAGCGCAAGATACCTCTCGTGTTCCTGCAGAACATCACGGGCTTCATGGTGGGCCGCAAGTACGAGAACGAAGGCATCGCGCGCAACGGCGCGAAGATGGTGACGGCCGTCGCGACCGCGAAGGTGCCGAAGTTCACGGTGATCATCGGCGGTTCGTTCGGCGCGGGCAATTACGGCATGTGCGGCCGCGCGTATTCGCCGCGTTTCCTGTGGATGTGGCCGAACGCGCGCATCTCCGTGATGGGCGGCGAGCAGGCGGCTTCCGTGCTCGCCACCGTCAAGCGCGACGGTATCGAAGGCAAGGGCGGCACGTGGACGGCCGAGCAGGAAGAGGCGTTCAAGCAGCCGATCCGCGAGCAATACGAGCATCAGGGGCATCCGTATTACGCGAGCGCCCGCTTGTGGGATGACGGCGTGATCGATCCTGCGCAGACGCGCGACGTGCTCGGCCTCGGCCTGTCGGCGGCGATGAATGCGCCGATCGAAGACACGCGCTTCGGCGTGTTCCGCATGTAA
- a CDS encoding YMGG-like glycine zipper-containing protein has translation MNKTQVTRKVAMPTILVGVLLAIGGCAVVPPSGPSVVALPRKGEPLEQFQQDDYTCRDYAYRSTDANGASQAATNNAVGSAAVGTLGGAAVGALIGAAAGNPGAGAAIGAGSGLLVGGAAGANGASYSAYGLQGRYDAAYAQCMTSKGNTISQPPAPVYATPPVYYAPGPVYYAPRPYYYAPPGAVYAPYPYY, from the coding sequence ATGAACAAGACTCAGGTCACAAGAAAGGTCGCAATGCCGACGATCCTCGTCGGGGTGTTGCTCGCGATAGGCGGTTGTGCCGTCGTCCCACCCAGCGGACCGAGCGTGGTTGCGCTGCCGCGCAAGGGTGAGCCGCTCGAACAGTTCCAGCAGGACGACTACACGTGCCGTGACTATGCGTACCGCAGCACGGACGCGAATGGTGCGTCGCAGGCGGCCACCAACAACGCAGTGGGCAGCGCGGCTGTCGGCACGCTGGGCGGCGCCGCTGTCGGCGCGCTGATCGGTGCGGCGGCGGGCAATCCGGGCGCCGGCGCGGCAATCGGCGCGGGCAGCGGCTTGCTGGTCGGCGGCGCAGCGGGCGCGAACGGCGCGTCGTATTCGGCTTATGGCCTGCAGGGGCGCTACGACGCCGCTTACGCGCAGTGCATGACGTCGAAGGGCAACACCATCTCGCAGCCGCCTGCGCCCGTGTATGCAACGCCGCCGGTGTACTATGCGCCGGGGCCTGTCTATTACGCGCCGCGTCCTTATTACTATGCCCCGCCGGGCGCCGTTTACGCGCCGTATCCTTATTACTGA